TATTATGGAGTTTTGATGTACATGTGCCTCTTATCAATGCTCTACAGAAAACAAAAGATGAGTCTATGTACGATCCAAAATGacttacaaaacaaaaataatgaaaattaaattctacTCAATAATACACTAATCCTGGCACAGCTTGTCGCGCCTCtctcctggttgttgttgttctcgtTGAATCGTCACTATGGACGAGATGTCTGCCTCAGCGATCGTCGGCTAGCCCATCAGGTTAAATGCGGTCGGCTCAAACGAACATGCGGTTCTGCTCCGGAGAGTGAGGTTATGTCCTCCACGCTCCTGGGTTGGCCAGGTTCCAGCCCGCTCCTGATCTTCTGCGGCCCCAATCACGCACACGTCGCCGGTCACAGACCTCGCCGATCGCGGTTCGAGTCTGGACCGGGTTCGCGCACGTTTAGGGGCTGATCGAGGAAAGCTTTTCCTGGATCCCTGGCCGATGATCCACGCGGTGTCTCCGCCGTAGACCTCTGGGTCGAAACTCGATCGGTGGCTTGACGTAGGCTTTTGGCGAGCGCTACGTAAACGATCGGGTGGGTTTCCTAACACTTCCTAGAACACCTTATATTATTACTCTACTTAGCGACATATTAGCCGGCTCACCTGGAGTCTTTTTCGCCACAACCACAACACACGTGCAGCGGCGAACGGCTGGGCTCATCCACAGCCAACGTTCGGCTTCTGATCTCAGTCTCCTGGTGTACCGTGTTCGGTACTATCCCAGTTTCCACGTTGGCGATATTCACTATTTCTTTTGGCTGTAGACAACTTCTAACTTTGGCGTTTTGATTGCAAAAGAACCAGCCAAGCAAGCGGAAATTCAGTTGTCAAAATTGCCAGATGGATGGGGTTGCCAGATTGTTTGCCTTAACAGCTTTAAAGGGCTGTAACAGCGATCTGTTAtcgacttatttttattcgacTACTAACTATCGTCTACTAACTATCGACTATGGTTTGTTTACCTTTAGAGTTTAacttttctgtttatttttcataaaaatcataTTCGTACCCTCACACCACAGGTTTTATCGACCTGATAATAAAAGGAGATGAAAGCTGAAAAAGGGTACTTCACCAAAGGTCTTTTGCATGAAAACTCCTAACTCCTTTCCATTGATGTCTTCGAGCAGATATAACGACTGCCCTCTCTTCTCCTTTACTCTGGCCTTGATTCCCACCGGTGACAATTTTGCGTTGATATGCTTAGCCTGGTTGCTTAGAACGAAATTTCTCTTTTTACGGTTGACGCGCTCCGCCGCGTTGGATTGCGGAGAGTAAGCACCAGTGAAATTATGTTGGATTCCATGCTTGGATGTAAAGGCTGCGAAGTCCTGGCTTTTAAACTGAGTGCCATTATCGCTAACCAAAACCTCAGGAGTtccaaaacatacaaaaatctCATCTTCTAAATAATCCCTCACTACCTTGGACGTGAACTACTTTTAGCTCTGAGATTGTTGAAGAACTCTTCATGACGGTGGCAGTGCTTGCGTAAAGCAGCAATAGTTGGGGTTTCTATATGTAAAAGGTCGTGTCCTTGGTCAGATCTTAGGTTGTTTCTTATTGTCTGAGCCAACTCTGAGTCTGAAATAGGTTCAGATAGCGCATCGGCGATGGCTAGGATGGAGTCAAGAAAATCGTCGAAACATTCACTATTTCCCTGCCTTCTTCTACGCATCGCGGCTCGAATGTCCTGATCTGATCGTTGGTCTTTATATCGTTCCCTTAACCGAGAACAGAGTAATCGCCAATTCATCTCCTCTGAACTCCTATGGCATCGCCAAAAGAAGGTTAGAGCTGGGCCTACAAACAACAAATTCGCGTACTCATACAAAAGATCAAAGTTTCCGTTTAACGAGCGACGTGTTAAAGTATTCACTCTGTATATAAAATCGTCTACGAAAATATCTTTTGGTGAGCCGGAAAACTGTAGCTTCCAGTGAACAATTAAGCTTGAAATTTGGTCAGGTCGGATAGTGTGATTCTCTCTTCGATTCTCTAGTGAACGATTAGCAGAGATGTTATGGTTACCTGACAAATGACTATCAAAAGGCTGGCTTTGTAATGGGTCGGCTGGCGGTAATTCCACATCCCACTCAAGTGATTGTCTTTGAGAGGTAGGTATGTGAAGGTTTTGCATTGCCAGACTGATTTGTTCTGACAATGTTGAAGAGAGTTGGGTTTGGTATGCTTCTAATGCATTCGTTATGAGTTCCTGAATTCTCCCTTCTGAAATGCTAGTCGTTCTTTGCGAACCTCCAGCACGTGGTGAACGCTGAGGTTGCGAGCTGGTGCTCGGACGGTTATTGGATATGGTTGCGGTTGACCTTGTTGTCGGTCTGGTATTCGGACGACTTCTAGGAACGGCACCTGTTCGTGAGTTTGGATTGGATCCGTTTTGAACTCTCGGAACTTCTAGGGTAGTGTCTTGCGCTCTTCGCGTGCTATCATTGAGCTGCGACGATAAGCATGGTTGTCGACAATTTGGACACGTTTCATTTTGCAGTAACCAGGAAGTTACGCACGTTCGATGAAAGCGGTGTTGACACGGAGTTTCGACAAATTCTATCTCGGCGTTGGTATCATTGCATACGGAGCATTGCACCGACTCAATGGCCAATCTTGAACTATTTTCGGGACTACGCCGAACTGACATTGTTTCGTTTTCGatatacaacaacaacaacaaaatataacGAAATTTGATAGATATTAAGTCTATTATttccacaatttaatttcgGAAACCTGAATTTTTATGGGATATCTTGGGTCTTATCCTTTGCTGTATCGATTTCATTTAGTACATTACAAGGGTTTCTGTCTGTATTTTCATATCTGTATTGAATCTAAAACAAACTGATGTGTTCATTGCGCTAAATGAAAGAGTATACTGCTGAAATACTCCAACCAATATAAATCTCAATTTCTTTTAGGCAACTTTTGACAATAATAGAGGCCAAAATTGAAgccaaaatattcaaaaatgagGTATTGCTGAATGTTCCAACAACTACAAATCTCGAACTTATGATTATTTTGTGGTTTGGTGAGTTGATCAAGGGCTAAGAAGGAGTTATTGCTGAAACATTCCAGCCAATACAGTCTCGACTTCTTGTTCCTTAAATACATGTGTAAACAAAGGGATATTTCAAGAGAAACATCTTTCCTAATCCTTAATTTGTTCCCTGGTCTGGTTCTGAGGATTTCCCAAAACACAGCAATCCTAGTGGAATCAAAAGAAGGGTTTTCTGAAACTAAAGAAACTTGTTTGGAAGGCTGACTGTTAGGATAGGTTGGAGGTTAGCTCGTGAGAGCAGGGGCTGCGATttggtgttttgtttgttgcttAGCTAGATGTTTTGCTAGCCGTTTTGctagccccacgttgggcgccattttATTCTGTGACGAACACGGTGTAGTGGATACCGACTGGTAGCATACTCTGCCTACGGGaacggcctagctcagggaagaggcaagggggtcggttacttcctaatcagcatcaccgccacacaataaaaatttgtagacagaGTTAGGAAAGGGGATACAGTCATCTGGAAGGATATGAAGTCGAGACAGGAAACCATGCTGTTTGAAGAACTAAGGTGGTGAGGTTCTTCTGCTTTGCCCGCCCTACCTGTAAAGAAACAACACCGAATTGCTGCTGCCCTTACCCATATTGAAATCGATCAGCTCAGGTGCCCATATAAATTCTAAATTTACttcatttcaaaatcaaacttcAATACAAAATCATAATAGCTTCTTCTTCAGACTCATGCTTAACCTAAACCCTTACTCCTAATTGGTCCTAATCCTACAAAATGAGTTTACTCTAgcttaattaacaaattggAATATAATGTAAAAATGTGTGGATAAAGAATTATATGTATGAATGTGAAGTAGGAGTTAAGTTATAACGTCTACCCAATCATTTTGATACGGACTGACTATTCATATGTTTTCCTCTAGAGGCACTGTTACATGATCAAGTTTGTTACATGACAATGTTTACTCACGAAACCATCCCTCGAAGTCCGCAGGCCTGTAGACGAGAACGCTGGATGTTTTGGGGTGATCAGGTTAAATGCGAATTATATTATGGAGTTTTGATGTACATGTGCCTCTTATCAATGCTCTACAGAAAACAAAAGATGAGTCTATGTACGATCCAAAATGacttacaaaacaaaaataatgaaaattaaattctacTCAATAATACACTAATCCTGGCACAGCTTGTCGCGCCTCtctcctggttgttgttgttctcgtTGAATCGTCACTATGGACGAGATGTCTGCCTCAGCGATCGTCGGCTAGCCCATCAGGTTAAATGCGGTCGGCTCAAACGAACATGCGGTTCTGCTCCGGAGAGTGAGGTTATGTCCTCCACGCTCCTGGGTTGGCCAGGTTCCAGCCCGCTCCTGATCTTCTGCGGCCCCAATCACGCACACGTCGCCGGTCACAGACCTCGCCGATCGCGGTTCGAGTCTGGACCGGGTTCGCGCACGTTTAGGGGCTGATCGAGGAAAGCTTTTCCTGGATCCCTGGCCGATGATCCACGCGGTGTCTCCGCCGTAGACCTCTGGGTCGAAACTCGATCGGTGGCTTGACGTAGGCTTTTGGCGAGCGCTACGTAAACGATCGGGTGGGTTTCCTAACACTTCCTAGAACACCTTATATTATTACTCTACTTAGCGACATATTAGCCGGCTCACCTGGAGTCTTTTTCGCCACAACCACAACACACGTGCAGCGGCGAACGGCTGGGCTCATCCACAGCCAACGTTCGGCTTCTGATCTCAGTCTCCTGGTGTACCGTGTTCGGTACTATCCCAGTTTCCACGTTGGCGATATTCACTATTTCTTTTGGCTGTAGACAACTTCTAACTTTGGCGTTTTGATTGCAAAAGAACCAGCCAAGCAAGCGGAAATTCAGTTGTCAAAATTGCCAGATGGATGGGGTTGCCAGATTGTTTGCCTTAACAGCTTTAAAGGGCTGTAACAGCGATCTGTTAtcgacttatttttattcgacTACTAACTATCGTCTACTAACTATCGACTATGGTTTGTTTACCTTTAGAGTTTAacttttctgtttatttttcataaaaatcataTTCGTACCCTCACATATTTTAGAGGTTTTTACACCATACTTTTTATCATCAAAATTTATTGTAGGCTTTCTTTTATTCGAAAGAACACTTTGGGCCTTTGATCCATTGGTTCCTTCAGGCCCTTGAGGTGTAGAAATTGCAGGTTTAACCTTAGTTTCATCGTATTCCTTACTCATCTTTCATTTCATTATGTAATATTACTAATATTGCATAATAATAGCTAAATTACAATTAATTGCAaggtaaaaatattaaaacaattgtaaattttgtcagtaaaaatataatagaacTTTGAAATTAGAGGTTCATCTATATGGGATACAAAATTGCTGTTATTGGAGCAACCGGAAGAGTAGGGCGTGAGGTATTAAGCACGCTTGCTGAATTTCAAGATGAGGCGATAGATTGCGTTATTGCACTTGCATCGAAAAAATCAGAAGGGAAGAAGGTGAGCTTTGGTGACAAAGAGTTAACAGTTTTATGCCTTGAGGATTATGACTTCGTTGGAACTAATGTAGCCATTTTCTGTGCTGGATCTCATGTTTCTGAAGAGTATGTACCAATTGCAACACAGGCTGGATGCATCGTGATAGATAACAGTTCCCATTTTAGAATGAAAGAGGGTGTGCCACTCATTATTCCAGagattaataaagaaaaaattatggAATATAAAAACCACAACATAATATCCAATCCAAACTGTACTACAATACAGATGCTGCTAGTACTACATCTATTAcaccaaaaagcaaaaataaagagaatcgTTGCTTCAACTTATCAATCAACTTCTGGTGCAGGCAAAGCAGCAATGGATGAGCTCTATGACcagacaaaaaaaatctttatgAACGAAGCTAAAAAACCCAAGATATTCTCTAAGCAAATAGCATTCAATTGCATTCCCCATGTAGGAGAATTCATGGAAAATGGTTCTACAGAAGAGGAATGGAAAATGCAAGAggagacaaaaaaaattttagaggAAGATATAAAAGTTACTGCAACTTGTGTAAGGGTACCCGTCTTTATCGGTCACGCTATGGCAGTAAATGTGGAATTTGATCAACA
The DNA window shown above is from Drosophila ananassae strain 14024-0371.13 chromosome 4 unlocalized genomic scaffold, ASM1763931v2 tig00000240, whole genome shotgun sequence and carries:
- the LOC123258005 gene encoding uncharacterized protein LOC123258005; the protein is MSVRRSPENSSRLAIESVQCSVCNDTNAEIEFVETPCQHRFHRTCVTSWLLQNETCPNCRQPCLSSQLNDSTRRAQDTTLEVPRVQNGSNPNSRTGAVPRSRPNTRPTTRSTATISNNRPSTSSQPQRSPRAGGSQRTTSISEGRIQELITNALEAYQTQLSSTLSEQISLAMQNLHIPTSQRQSLEWDVELPPADPLQSQPFDSHLSGNHNISANRSLENRRENHTIRPDQISSLIVHWKLQFSGSPKDIFVDDFIYRVNTLTRRSLNGNFDLLYEYANLLFVGPALTFFWRCHRSSEEMNWRLLCSRLRERYKDQRSDQDIRAAMRRRRQGNSECFDDFLDSILAIADALSEPISDSELAQTIRNNLRSDQGHDLLHIETPTIAALRKHCHRHEEFFNNLRAKSSSRPR
- the LOC123258006 gene encoding aspartate-semialdehyde dehydrogenase-like is translated as MGYKIAVIGATGRVGREVLSTLAEFQDEAIDCVIALASKKSEGKKVSFGDKELTVLCLEDYDFVGTNVAIFCAGSHVSEEMKEGVPLIIPEINKEKIMEYKNHNIISNPNCTTIQMLLVLHLLHQKAKIKRIVASTYQSTSGAGKAAMDELYDQTKKIFMNEAKKPKIFSKQIAFNCIPHVGEFMENGSTEEEWKMQEETKKILEEDIKVTATCVRVPVFIGHAMAVNVEFDQHITEEQAREVLSEAEDSGVLVYNRREDSEYITQIDVVQENAVYVSRIRRDNTVEHGLNMWIVADNLRKGAALNIVQILEILIREHLSIKCI